DNA sequence from the Cottoperca gobio chromosome 10, fCotGob3.1, whole genome shotgun sequence genome:
CCAAGGAACGCAAATAGTTGGACAAGATGCGGCAAGTGAAGATGAGGATAGATCTTTGCTTAGGACAGGccaagaaaaggaaatgaatgacaagctacatttgaatatgtatttactatatttactgTGATAAGACGTTTGTTATTTTATCGAatgtcactttttcttttaattgaatTGCTAAAAGTGTcgttatttatattaattttgccATCTcaaattctttgttttgtaatatCTTGTTCTTGGAAAAATGTCTCGGTCTCATGccaataaaatgacatgaaatcTCTGGAATTTCTTTTCCCTCCAGATTTCTTTACACCACGGGGACCTTAATGGTGGCCTTCTCAACTACAGGTGAAAAAAAATTCTCTGTCTCGTTGTTTTGTGCTCTCTCAGGATCCACattgtttaaagaaatactgACAAGAAGTAACAGTGACTCTAACAGCTGTGGATGCTCATTTTCCTTTTCCCATCAGCATTGTCCGGCCTGCTCTTCCCAGCTCTCTCCCTCCTGGCAGCGGGTGGAAACTTGTTTATATTGACCAACATGCAGGTACTGAAGCTGTTGAGttaaaaaataagattaaaaagaTTATTGTCAGTTTTGATTAATCTATTATTTTCCCGATTATTCaattgaaatgtcagaaaaatgtaaaagttaaaaAATTCCCAATGACCATtatagaaaacagagaaaatcagaAAATCCTCAAACTGGAGAAACTGGATCcaaatattgaaaaatatttGCTCATAATAATTGATTAGCgattaatcaaatcaaaccaACATTTTTGATTCATTTTGATTGATTAATCGATACATGTTTAGGTTTAAGGAACACTTGATGATTGATATTTGCTCTAAAATTTAACTGGAAATGTTTGCAAGAGAAAGTTTTGATTCTTTGAATTATGtcctatttaacttttaacctttattatttgttcctgtaaaaaataaataatctgtaaGATTCTGTcacataacctttttttttaccttcttCTATACATTCTCTGTCAATTGTCCTATCCCCCATTTTTGAGGAAAGCTGAGACTGAGTTGTCAGAGCTTTCTTTGAAAATGCAGAAGTTTGATGTTCAAGGTCGCAATATTCACTGGATAAAAAACAGAGGGTCTGCCCTCAGTGCACTTTTGTTAGCTGCAGCGCTTTTCTTAAACTGAGCTCATAATCTTGTGGGGAAAGAAATACGAAGCCCTCTCTGGGACCACATCCTCATGTTCAAACAGGCAACTCGACAAGAACTAATTTGACATTGAATGACATAAAAATAGAtgcaataaacaaaaaacaacagacacTTAAATTAAATGCAACATTCTCTCCTAAAGGTAGGAAACCTGTTCGGCTCACGTCGCTCCACCGTCATCACTTTCTTAAACGGGGCCGTTGACTCTTCCTCAGCAGTCTTCCTTGTCATCAAGGtgagaaacattcacacactgctcttaatatgaaatatatttgtcCCATCACATTTTTTATCAATGATCTTAATGTCTTCTGCAGCTGTTAGATGAAGCTGGCgtctttctccttccctccttcctcttcctgtccgCCTGCAGTGTCATTCACCTGCTCAGGACTTTCTTCCTGCTCCCCAGAGACCACATTCCCTACCCGCTGCCTGATGACTACACATACGGGTACAAATCTCcaagaaaccacacacacatcaacaccaTACATACAGGGATACATCAAATGTAAATAGGGCATGTTATTTTCAGTGTACTCTTacagtttgaaaaaaacaagttttggGTGTAGCAAGATCCAGCCACAGCACAGGGTGCTAATCCTACCCTACACCTCCCCCTTTATCTCTGAAAGGCTTTTTGTAGCATATTTGTGGGTGCTCCCTCTCGAGAGCTGCTAACCCATCCTGCTCCGGTTGCCGTCTGTTCATTGTCTCTCCAGTCGTCAACATACTATTTGCAGTTGTCATCCAGCCTCTTCCTGGGTGTCACTGGCTTCGGTACACTTAGTTAGTTCTTTGATATCATGAGGTCCAACCTGGACACGTCGTCAGTGATAAACCCAACAAAGTCTAACCAACACTGAGCTTCCTCCATCCAAAAAAACTTGTTAATAGTTAATAAATTAACTTGCAAATATTGAAAGGCAAACAAACAACTGTCGAATTAAAGTTTCTagcaaaaacaatcaaatgtttaaTATCTTACCAGCACATTTAATTTTCACATCATCGTCGTTCCACATTACTTATAAATATCCTTTATATCCTGTTATGTGATTATAGCTGGTTATGACTTGAAACCTATTTTTTTTAGGTAAATAATTATCAAAGAACGGTTAAATCCAACGGCTAATccactgtgacctttgacctttgtcaGGATAACCTGCGGCAAATCAAAGAGTCTGAGTTTAGAGCACATAACGGCGAATGGTAACTCACAGACGACGGCAGAGGAAGTCGAGGACGTCCCTGTGAAACAAGGTGTGTTCACTTTACTGTGGCATGGATTAATAGCCTACATAGTtaaatgtaacataataaaataattatacattatGCCTATTTCTGTTCATCTTTAGTCTTTCTTCTTCACTTATCCATCTCTGTGttctcccctcatctctctcagaGAAGAGTTTCCGTGAGTGTTTGATGTCCAGGCTCTTTGTGTGGCACACGGTTTGGCTTTCGGTGATGCAGCTCAGACATTACCTCTTCATGGGCACCCTCAACCCCATGCTGCTGCGTCTGACGGCTGGAGAGCCTTCACTGGGTAAACGCACACTAACAGTACAACATGTCTGACTGTCTTAGCAAAAATGGAAGTTTGAGCAAGACTTCCTTCTTAGGTCCATGAAGTTTCATGAATACCACTTCAACTAGGAAGGACTGTGATGGGAAAAATACTGAGTGTATAGccacagcagaggacaggagTGTGAACTGCTGCTAAACTATAGATCATAGAAGAAgtctttactgtaaacaaggaATAAACAAAGGAAAGAACTGATCTGTATCAGTTCTTTCCTTTGatctatgcatatatatatctcGGAGGGGACAGTCACTCCTTTGAGTAACACGATAGCATTacatgtgtgagtttgatcatcttgtgtatgtataaactcagctccttGCAAGAATATGCATGTGATATCAATATGATTAAAACCCTTATTTGATTTTAAACCTGACATTGTGGGTTTCTTTAAGAATATCTTTCAAACAGACTGTTATCTCATAGACCTTTTCAGACTGcccaaaattatttttttgcataTCCAGATTGATTTTAGAAAGTCTGGACAGCAAAACAGCtaatgaaatgttatgtttgcaaATCAGATCCAAACCATTTTTACAGGTTGTGTGAAATGCGCTTCCAATGATTTCTACAGATGCGTCTTAGTACGGATCATAAGTGTTTTTTGCAACACACCAGGACAACGTCAAATCTACAATGACAGAAGTTCCATTCTTTTACTAGCAAAGCCCTATGGAGGACAACatggagaagaacaaaagtCCTTGGACAGACGTTGAAATAAATGGTCTGCTTTCACTTTCTGCTCCCTCCCCGTAACATCACAATGTATACCAGCCACCTCCATTGTTGAGTTTGTCTGGTGCGACGGAGGAGTTCTGCACATGACAGCCCGGTTGTTTGGAGGGTGAATGCTTCCACATTGGAAACCTGCGTCACTTATACCTCGTTACCACAGCAACCCATGCAGATAGGTTCAAGATttctggacacacacatttgatcTGATCACTTGCAAATAACAGTGTAGAGAGTTTGTTTTAAAGATCAGATTTGAGAAACAAATCTGATTCGTCTACAGTCTGAACGTAGCCATATTCTGTTGTTGAGCCTTTTGTCTCTAACCATCTTGTCCTTGCTTGTGTGTCCCTGCAGTGAGCCAGTACACCAATGCCTTTGCTATAACACAGCTGTGTGGCATCTTGTGTGCTCCCTGGAACGGTCTCATCATAGACAGACTAAAGGGCAAACCTCGTGCTGAAGGTAAAAATCTAATGCTGATAAAAACGAGTAATTAATCCAAAGGTACACAGCCTGGCAGACCTAATCAGTGTGTCCCAGGTGTGCTCTCTGGGCTCTAGCATGTCTAAAGatacaataaatattcattgaGAAAGTCCCATTACTAACTGTTATGGATAAACAGCGGTCCAAATGTATGTCACGTCATGTTCCCTTTAATAGTTAGTGTACAAAACTAAATTTTGTGAGAAAAGGTTTTACTTTGAGAGCTGTGACTGGTATAATGATTTTAGTTTGGGACCATATTTCCAAAATAAGGCTTACTTTATGAATGGTTAATGgtcaataaatattttattaatgctTTATAGAACAGTAACAAGTCATTTTTAGGAAAACGTTTGGATTGGGAAATTGTGAaaaattaatattcatatttattgtcattgaaaAACGTTATCCTTTTATCTCGCTCTTTTATTCATCTGCTGAGCATCTGGACCATTTACCTACAAGTTATTAATACTGGCAACACCaaaccaaacaattaaaaatgttttgactgCACAACTGATGGTTCATTATAAAGTGAGAAACTCATGAAACATTCACAGTTTACAGgtggagaaaaataaactacagccaAAGGTAATTTTCAGAGCTTGGCATTCTTATTGATGACTTATTACTGACCTATAAAGcattaataaatagtttattaagcgttaaactcattaataataaaaaaggctaATTAGAAAGTGGAActcaaatgtttattataattaatttacaCAAATTTAAAGTCACTATTTAGTTTTCAACATTAATGTCATACACCTCAACCaaatatattttacactttgaataataaagaatgtgtgttaaatgtgGTAATACATATCATGAAATGTGCACACATTACCCAGGAAACCATTGAAGCCTAATCTCTAGCGTTTAGTTGGAATGAAAGCCTACAAACAGTGCAGCAAATAGatgctctgttctgtctgtgtggACATGTCAGcaatgtttctctttgtgtctgttcgTAGGAGAGAGTGAACAGGAAGCAGATCTGCGCGCCTCTGTGCTTTCTCTCTTCGTGAcggtgctgcagtgtgtgttgttctcAGTTTGTGCGTGCATCCCGTACCTGCCACTTCAGTACTTCACCTTCGTCCTGCAGGTCATCAACCGCTCCTTCCTCTTTGGTGGCCACGCAGCCTTCGTCAGTGTGGCGTGAgtatcaaacacacaaacaaatacacgcAGCACACACTGTCTTAAGTATGTTCATGAGGCGGGCAGCACATAGAGACACATGTTTATAAATAATGCTAAGGCGCTGCAAAGAACACTATGTTTTCTAGTTCAGTTCATTTATCTACTGTGTTGATACTGTGGtttatttgtaaaatgataaatgatcTGCATGCCTTTGAACTGTGGAAGGAAACCAGAGGAAACTACAACTATGTCatgttaaatacattaaaacacttcTAACAATTTCTTGGAAGACACacagtttttatgtccttaaggcatgcttgaagtttagccaattgattggtttcatctggtttaattgatagatatacttgggtatcatccgcatagcaatgaaagtttatagagtggttccttataatattgcccaaaggaagcatatataaggtgaatagaatcggtccaagtacagaaccctgaggaactccaagactgacttggctgtcatggaggatttatcgttaacacagtacaaattgagat
Encoded proteins:
- the LOC115014613 gene encoding LOW QUALITY PROTEIN: solute carrier family 43 member 3-like (The sequence of the model RefSeq protein was modified relative to this genomic sequence to represent the inferred CDS: deleted 1 base in 1 codon), with amino-acid sequence MPGFVNSLMVKRCLTLVTGLLECLCFSGVVFGWASLVFVLKKEGYFSSLCANTTGANTTGVNATQELDCSGQDEQFSLVFTIASFLFGFLTLPNGFLLDQFGTTVARLFGIFLYTTGTLMVAFSTTALSGLLFPALSLLAAGGNLFILTNMQVGNLFGSRRSTVITFLNGAVDSSSAVFLVIKLLDEAGVFLLPSFLFLSACSVIHLLRTFFLLPRDHIPYPLPDDYTYGITCGKSKSLSLEHITANGNSQTTAEEVEDVPVKQEKSFRECLMSRLFVWHTVWLSVMQLRHYLFMGTLNPMLLRLTAGEPSLVSQYTNAFAITQLCGILCAPWNGLIIDRLKGKPRAEGESEQEADLRASVLSLFVTVLQCVLFSVCACIPYLPLQYFTFVLQVINRSFLFGGHAAFVSVAFPSCHFGKVYGVVMALSAVFSLLQYACFALVNGPLDGDPLYVNIGLTLLSLLAFIHPLSVFLHCRSLASQRAINASS